A genomic segment from Prosthecobacter debontii encodes:
- a CDS encoding MBL fold metallo-hydrolase encodes MVRLTVLGSGSSGNCAVVSTGRTTVLVDAGLSAKQICLRLAAAGYTLDQIDGILLTHEHQDHTNGLEVLSSKRPLPLYATALTREVLESHLKFRTPPAWRLMTTGSAFDFQDLRIECFPVPHDAVDPVGFVLADEESRLGLLSDVGFVTNLIKDRLKTSDSLFVEANYDTQLLDADVKRPWATKQRISSRHGHLSNEQAAELIESIAHPGLHHVVLGHLSDDCNQPDRAIRCIQESLKRVGNTETKVLCAERRCHTQTIEVARRRVVISLSVSASTTTVQQQLALF; translated from the coding sequence ATGGTTCGACTCACAGTTCTCGGCAGCGGCAGTTCAGGCAACTGCGCCGTCGTGTCCACGGGCCGCACCACCGTGCTGGTGGATGCTGGTTTGAGCGCCAAACAAATCTGCCTTCGCCTCGCCGCCGCTGGCTACACCCTGGATCAGATCGATGGCATCCTGCTCACGCACGAGCATCAAGACCACACCAATGGCTTGGAAGTGCTCAGCAGCAAACGCCCCCTTCCCCTCTATGCCACGGCCCTCACCCGTGAGGTCTTGGAGTCCCATTTGAAATTCCGCACGCCACCGGCATGGCGCTTGATGACCACCGGTAGCGCCTTCGATTTCCAAGATCTCCGCATCGAGTGTTTTCCGGTCCCGCATGATGCGGTGGATCCCGTGGGCTTCGTTCTAGCCGATGAAGAATCCCGTCTGGGGCTGCTCAGCGATGTCGGTTTCGTGACCAATCTGATCAAGGATCGTCTCAAAACCTCCGACAGTCTCTTTGTCGAGGCCAACTACGATACCCAACTCCTGGATGCGGACGTCAAACGGCCCTGGGCGACCAAACAGCGCATCAGTTCCCGGCATGGCCACCTCTCCAATGAGCAGGCGGCGGAGCTGATCGAGTCCATCGCCCACCCAGGCCTACATCATGTGGTGCTCGGGCACTTGAGTGATGACTGCAATCAGCCTGACCGAGCCATCCGCTGCATTCAGGAAAGCCTGAAACGCGTGGGCAATACGGAGACCAAGGTGCTGTGTGCGGAGCGGCGTTGCCACACGCAAACCATCGAGGTAGCACGCCGTCGTGTCGTCATCAGCCTCAGCGTGAGCGCCTCCACCACGACGGTGCAGCAACAGCTCGCTTTATTTTAG
- a CDS encoding ammonium transporter has translation MMLSTALVFIMHLGFATVETGLTQSKNTVNILFKNTLIPCIGLLTYVLCGFNLMYPGFADEDPQFWFKFAGFGISTDEAGVTSAYNVGYTYWTDFLFQAMFAATCATIVSGAVAERVKLTSFMLFSTIYVALVYPIAGSWKWGNGWLNRLETPFYDFAGSTLVHSVGGWGALAGVLILGPRLGKYTADGKIKPIIGHSMPLATIGVFLLWLGWFGFNGGSVLSADPALVSLTLVTTSLAAAAGGVAAAIVSAVILKKPDLSMALNGILAGLVGITAGADQMTPVDSIIIGAIAGALVVISVMFFDKIKVDDPVGAVSVHLVCGIFGTLAVGLFGAKAGSAQLMSQLTGIAAYASTFVAALVLFFVLKLIMGLRVSPEEESEGLDIGEHGAVAYNITPNH, from the coding sequence ATGATGCTCTCGACCGCTTTGGTGTTCATCATGCACCTTGGCTTCGCCACTGTTGAAACTGGTCTGACTCAGTCCAAGAACACCGTCAACATCCTCTTCAAGAACACCCTGATTCCTTGCATCGGCCTACTCACCTATGTGCTGTGCGGTTTCAACCTGATGTATCCTGGCTTCGCCGATGAAGATCCTCAGTTCTGGTTCAAGTTTGCAGGCTTCGGCATCAGCACCGATGAAGCCGGTGTGACTTCCGCTTACAACGTTGGTTATACTTATTGGACCGACTTCCTCTTCCAGGCCATGTTCGCCGCTACCTGCGCCACCATCGTCTCCGGTGCTGTCGCTGAGCGCGTGAAGCTGACCAGCTTCATGCTGTTCTCCACCATCTATGTGGCTCTCGTTTATCCGATCGCTGGTAGCTGGAAGTGGGGCAACGGCTGGTTGAACCGCCTTGAGACTCCTTTCTATGACTTCGCGGGTTCCACCCTCGTCCACTCCGTGGGCGGTTGGGGCGCTCTGGCCGGTGTGCTTATCCTTGGCCCTCGTCTTGGCAAATACACTGCAGATGGCAAAATCAAGCCGATCATCGGTCACTCCATGCCTCTGGCCACCATCGGTGTCTTCCTCCTCTGGCTCGGCTGGTTCGGTTTCAACGGCGGCTCCGTCCTGTCCGCTGATCCTGCTCTCGTGTCCTTGACCTTGGTCACCACCTCCTTGGCCGCTGCTGCTGGTGGCGTGGCTGCTGCCATCGTCTCCGCAGTCATCCTGAAGAAGCCTGACCTCTCCATGGCTCTGAACGGTATCTTGGCCGGTCTGGTGGGCATCACCGCTGGTGCAGACCAGATGACCCCCGTGGACTCCATCATCATCGGTGCTATCGCTGGTGCCCTGGTGGTGATCTCCGTCATGTTCTTCGACAAGATCAAAGTGGACGATCCAGTCGGTGCCGTCTCCGTGCACCTTGTCTGCGGTATCTTCGGCACTCTGGCCGTCGGCCTCTTCGGTGCTAAAGCCGGTTCCGCTCAGCTCATGAGCCAGCTGACTGGTATCGCTGCCTACGCCTCCACCTTCGTGGCTGCTCTGGTGCTGTTCTTCGTCCTGAAACTGATCATGGGTCTGCGCGTCAGCCCAGAAGAAGAATCCGAAGGCCTCGACATCGGCGAACACGGTGCTGTTGCTTACAACATCACCCCGAACCACTAA
- a CDS encoding sulfite exporter TauE/SafE family protein has product MSEEFIIYVVAGFIAQIIDGALGMAYGVTASSVLVSMGVPPAVVSSTVHAAECFTTGASALSHHAFGNISKELFRRLLIPGIVGAAVGAYVLSSVDGDAIKPYISAYLLIMGVVIIVKAFKVFPPRDVTTKLTPLALIGSFLDAVGGGGWGPIVATNLISRGNSFRFAVGSVNAVEFFVTLSASITFFLSIGLGHWQVIAGLGLGGLLAAPLGAFLTKKLPHRPMMVVVGVLVVMLSLRTLLKALGYWHWF; this is encoded by the coding sequence ATGTCTGAAGAATTCATCATTTATGTCGTGGCCGGTTTCATCGCTCAAATCATCGATGGAGCCCTGGGTATGGCCTATGGCGTCACGGCCTCCAGCGTGCTGGTGAGCATGGGCGTGCCCCCTGCGGTGGTGAGCAGCACGGTGCATGCGGCGGAATGCTTTACGACCGGAGCCTCGGCGCTCTCGCACCATGCGTTTGGAAACATCAGCAAGGAGCTCTTTAGGCGCTTATTGATTCCTGGTATCGTGGGGGCTGCCGTGGGAGCTTACGTGCTCAGCTCGGTGGATGGGGATGCCATCAAACCATACATTTCAGCCTATTTGCTGATCATGGGCGTGGTCATCATCGTCAAAGCCTTCAAAGTTTTTCCACCTCGCGACGTGACGACGAAACTGACCCCGCTGGCTCTGATCGGATCGTTTCTGGATGCTGTCGGCGGCGGTGGTTGGGGGCCGATCGTGGCGACCAATTTGATCTCCCGTGGAAACTCCTTTCGCTTCGCCGTCGGCAGTGTGAATGCCGTTGAATTTTTTGTTACGCTCTCGGCTTCCATCACTTTCTTCCTCAGCATCGGCTTGGGGCATTGGCAGGTGATTGCCGGGTTAGGATTGGGCGGCCTATTGGCAGCTCCTCTCGGAGCCTTCCTCACCAAAAAACTGCCACATCGCCCGATGATGGTCGTGGTCGGAGTCTTGGTGGTGATGCTCAGCTTGCGGACGCTCTTAAAGGCGCTCGGATACTGGCATTGGTTTTAA
- a CDS encoding MauE/DoxX family redox-associated membrane protein gives MKADSDIHRRQENRGAHWTDYLPLMVIVVLAILAALAKQVDYGEWNGMRWMHDFMGFFLVEFSMFKFFDPVGFADGFQMYDLLAKPFRPYAYVYPFIELGLGLGYLSFWQPQVIYTVTLIVMLWGSLGVLRALMKGLDLNCACMGTVLKVPLSTVALTEDLGMAAMAGAMLIAA, from the coding sequence ATGAAAGCTGATTCCGACATTCACCGCAGACAAGAAAATCGAGGCGCTCATTGGACTGATTATTTGCCTCTCATGGTCATCGTGGTGCTCGCGATCCTGGCGGCGCTGGCCAAACAGGTCGACTATGGCGAGTGGAACGGCATGCGCTGGATGCATGATTTCATGGGCTTCTTTTTGGTGGAGTTCTCCATGTTCAAGTTCTTTGATCCCGTGGGATTTGCCGATGGTTTTCAAATGTATGACCTGCTGGCCAAACCGTTTCGACCCTATGCCTATGTGTATCCCTTCATCGAGTTAGGTCTGGGGCTTGGCTATCTGTCGTTTTGGCAGCCCCAGGTGATTTACACAGTGACGTTGATCGTCATGCTCTGGGGAAGCCTCGGCGTGTTGAGAGCCCTGATGAAGGGGCTGGACCTCAACTGCGCGTGCATGGGCACCGTGCTGAAAGTGCCCCTATCCACCGTGGCTCTGACCGAAGATCTGGGCATGGCCGCGATGGCCGGGGCCATGCTGATCGCTGCGTGA
- a CDS encoding pyridoxamine 5'-phosphate oxidase family protein → MDSINQQQPEPNRENLHAQEAIEKIQAIVRKSQTCFFCTVVASNSFPQARPMTVLEVDHQGHLWFLSADDSHKNLELKADHAVTLFFQGSKHSDFLQLNGKATLSRDQSKIDELWEPVFKTWFTGGKDDPRITVIQVVPEDGYYWDNRHGNAVAGVKMLIGAMLGKTLDDSIEGHLTV, encoded by the coding sequence ATGGATTCCATCAATCAACAGCAACCCGAACCGAATCGCGAGAATCTTCATGCCCAAGAGGCCATTGAAAAAATTCAAGCCATCGTTCGCAAATCCCAGACTTGTTTTTTCTGCACGGTTGTCGCGAGCAACAGCTTCCCTCAGGCTCGGCCGATGACCGTGCTCGAGGTGGATCATCAAGGCCATCTCTGGTTTCTGAGTGCAGATGACAGTCACAAGAATCTGGAACTGAAGGCCGATCATGCGGTGACGCTGTTCTTCCAAGGCTCCAAGCACTCCGACTTCCTGCAACTGAATGGCAAGGCCACCTTGTCCCGAGATCAATCCAAGATCGATGAACTCTGGGAGCCTGTGTTTAAAACATGGTTTACCGGCGGAAAGGATGACCCACGAATCACCGTGATTCAGGTCGTGCCCGAGGATGGATATTATTGGGACAATCGGCATGGCAATGCCGTCGCCGGAGTGAAAATGCTCATCGGAGCGATGCTCGGCAAGACCCTCGACGACTCCATCGAGGGTCATTTGACCGTTTAG
- a CDS encoding transglutaminase family protein, with amino-acid sequence MPNQPVSDTPLTGMNLRVRHLTRFHYDGPVLDSYNDARLCPVSDPLQRCASFNLRLDPQVPIHTHHDFYLNRVDHFELHQPHEVLEVEAVSHVETRLDPRGCPPTGLTLDSLNLPEVHENYFDFVVESKFVTQNVAIWREAVDIIGQEVQDIWADAVKIGHHVHSIFAYDPDWTHVHTNASEALKDRRGVCQDYAHVMIALCRSQGIPARYVSGYFYNGKTGDENEASHAWMEIFLPTYGWKAWDPTHNREADSRYVKLAIGRDYDDAKPVSGRFRGKGRQHMDVIVQIRLPHDTTTLTRVG; translated from the coding sequence ATGCCTAACCAGCCCGTTTCCGATACCCCTTTGACCGGAATGAACCTCCGCGTGCGGCATCTCACGCGCTTCCACTACGATGGACCTGTGCTGGACAGCTACAATGACGCCCGGCTCTGCCCCGTCTCAGATCCGCTCCAGCGCTGTGCCTCCTTCAATCTCCGGCTGGATCCTCAGGTGCCCATCCACACGCACCACGATTTCTATCTGAACCGGGTGGACCATTTCGAACTTCACCAACCTCATGAGGTGCTGGAAGTCGAGGCCGTCTCCCATGTCGAGACACGTCTAGATCCTCGCGGCTGTCCGCCCACGGGTCTCACCCTGGATTCCCTGAATCTACCGGAAGTGCATGAGAACTACTTCGACTTCGTCGTCGAATCCAAGTTTGTGACGCAGAACGTGGCCATCTGGAGAGAAGCGGTGGACATCATCGGACAAGAGGTTCAAGACATCTGGGCGGATGCGGTCAAAATCGGCCACCATGTCCACTCCATCTTCGCCTATGATCCTGACTGGACCCATGTGCACACGAATGCCTCAGAAGCCCTGAAAGATCGCCGAGGCGTCTGCCAAGACTATGCCCACGTCATGATCGCTCTGTGCCGCAGCCAGGGCATCCCAGCCCGCTATGTCAGCGGCTATTTTTACAACGGCAAAACAGGGGATGAGAACGAAGCCTCTCACGCCTGGATGGAAATCTTTTTGCCCACCTACGGCTGGAAAGCCTGGGACCCGACCCACAACCGAGAAGCCGACTCCCGTTACGTCAAGCTGGCGATCGGGCGCGACTATGACGATGCCAAACCGGTGAGCGGCCGTTTCCGCGGCAAGGGCCGCCAGCATATGGACGTCATCGTTCAGATCCGACTGCCCCATGATACCACGACTCTGACCCGCGTCGGCTAA
- a CDS encoding alpha-E domain-containing protein has protein sequence MSKSFSTQEEVARHKQANVMLSRVAGSLYWMSRYLERAENLARLVDVNLQILLDFGQVSDETLKEHWLPILRSTCEEDIFFQLYSTADSDSVMEFVTFRSENPNSLLNCISNARENARQVRDQISSEMWEVLNDAYHFIKSSPPSKIRNGSASAFYDEIKRFSHLFQGITVSTFSRNEGFEFIQFGKYMERADKTTRLLDMKYHILLPKVTDVGGAVDAAQWQAVLRSASAVEPYRRFYVADILVDKVIEFLIFEDTFPRSLMFCLEQMDSFAHSIAGTPQGEYRSDGERRFGKFLNNLHFTTVKDIIGRGLHEFLDEVQIEISAFGDHLYTSFMYHPPVDMQAEIRFHQQQEQQQQHLG, from the coding sequence ATGTCCAAGTCATTCTCGACCCAAGAAGAAGTCGCCCGACACAAGCAGGCCAATGTCATGCTGTCCCGTGTCGCTGGCAGCCTCTACTGGATGAGTCGCTACCTTGAACGAGCCGAAAACCTTGCCCGGCTCGTGGATGTCAATCTCCAGATCCTCCTGGACTTCGGCCAAGTGTCTGATGAGACGCTGAAGGAGCACTGGCTGCCCATCCTGCGCTCCACCTGTGAAGAAGACATCTTCTTTCAACTCTACAGCACGGCGGATAGCGACAGCGTGATGGAGTTCGTCACCTTCCGTTCCGAAAACCCCAACTCACTCCTCAACTGCATCTCCAACGCTCGTGAAAACGCTCGCCAGGTGCGGGATCAGATCTCCAGTGAAATGTGGGAGGTGCTGAATGACGCCTATCACTTCATCAAGAGCAGCCCCCCCAGCAAGATCCGCAACGGCAGCGCCAGTGCGTTTTATGACGAGATCAAGCGCTTCTCTCATCTGTTCCAGGGCATCACCGTCTCCACCTTCTCACGCAACGAAGGCTTCGAGTTCATTCAATTCGGCAAATACATGGAACGTGCGGATAAAACCACGCGCCTCCTGGATATGAAGTATCACATTCTCCTGCCGAAGGTGACCGATGTCGGCGGTGCGGTGGATGCCGCGCAATGGCAGGCCGTGCTGCGCTCCGCGAGCGCTGTGGAGCCCTACCGCCGCTTCTATGTGGCGGATATCCTGGTGGACAAGGTGATCGAGTTCCTGATCTTCGAAGACACCTTCCCCCGCTCTCTGATGTTCTGCTTGGAGCAAATGGACAGCTTTGCGCACTCCATCGCAGGCACGCCCCAAGGCGAATACCGCAGCGATGGAGAGCGCCGCTTTGGCAAGTTCTTGAACAACCTGCACTTCACCACCGTGAAAGACATCATCGGTCGTGGCCTGCATGAATTTCTGGATGAGGTGCAGATTGAGATCAGCGCTTTTGGGGATCATCTCTACACGAGCTTCATGTATCATCCCCCGGTGGATATGCAGGCCGAGATCCGCTTTCACCAGCAGCAAGAGCAACAACAACAGCACCTTGGTTAA
- a CDS encoding circularly permuted type 2 ATP-grasp protein: MLFDNYQPENFFDEMFTSDGVTRPHYRSVAAALNDVDPNEFRNKQAAVEASFMRGGVTFTVYSDSQGTERIFPFDCVPRVISAEEWEVVEKGLIQRLTALNMFLHDIYHDQKIIKDRVIPPQYLLSAKHFRREFMHFEVPKDIYVHICGTDLIRDKDGRYLVLEDNLRCPSGASYMLENRAALKRTFPELFKASGVHSVSNYPSELLKVMQYCAPANYNADGAPNCVLLTPGVYNSAYFEHAFLARQMGIPIVEGRDLIVRDFKVYMRTTAGLVKVDVIYRRIDDDFLDPSVFRPDSLLGVPGLVNAYRAGNVSLANSIGTGVADDKVVYYFVPHMIKYYLGEDPILPNVDTYLASEPKDCQHILANLDKLVVKSANEAGGYGMLMGPWASKAEIEEFRKLIEENPRNFIAQNPISLSRHPTWTGDAFEGRHIDLRPYILYGEKIVVTPGGLTRVALKKGSLVVNSSQGGGSKDTWVLRNSVPA, translated from the coding sequence ATGCTTTTTGACAACTACCAGCCGGAGAACTTCTTCGATGAGATGTTCACTTCCGACGGCGTTACACGTCCTCACTACCGCAGCGTCGCAGCCGCCCTGAACGATGTCGATCCCAACGAGTTCAGGAACAAGCAGGCGGCCGTCGAAGCCTCCTTCATGCGAGGTGGCGTGACCTTCACGGTGTATAGTGATTCCCAAGGCACCGAGCGCATTTTCCCCTTCGACTGTGTGCCCCGGGTGATCTCCGCCGAGGAGTGGGAAGTGGTCGAAAAAGGCCTGATCCAGCGTCTGACCGCGCTGAACATGTTTCTGCATGACATCTATCATGATCAGAAGATCATCAAAGATCGTGTCATCCCGCCGCAGTATCTGCTGAGCGCCAAGCACTTCCGCCGTGAGTTCATGCACTTCGAGGTGCCCAAGGACATCTACGTGCACATCTGCGGCACCGACCTCATTCGAGATAAAGATGGCCGCTACCTCGTGCTGGAGGATAACCTCCGCTGCCCTTCTGGGGCGAGCTACATGCTGGAAAACCGCGCCGCCCTAAAGCGCACTTTCCCTGAGCTTTTCAAAGCCAGTGGCGTCCACTCCGTGTCCAACTACCCGTCCGAATTGCTGAAAGTGATGCAATACTGCGCACCGGCCAATTACAATGCCGACGGGGCCCCTAACTGCGTGCTGCTGACACCGGGGGTTTACAACAGCGCCTACTTTGAACACGCCTTCCTGGCTCGTCAGATGGGCATCCCGATTGTCGAAGGGCGTGACCTGATCGTGCGGGACTTCAAAGTTTACATGCGCACCACCGCCGGTCTCGTGAAGGTGGATGTGATCTACCGCCGCATTGACGACGACTTCCTCGACCCTTCCGTCTTCCGCCCCGACTCTCTCCTCGGTGTGCCTGGGCTGGTGAACGCCTACCGCGCGGGGAACGTCAGCCTCGCCAACAGCATCGGCACCGGCGTGGCGGACGACAAGGTCGTCTATTACTTCGTGCCGCACATGATCAAATACTACCTCGGTGAGGACCCCATCCTACCGAACGTGGATACCTACCTCGCCTCCGAACCCAAGGACTGCCAGCACATCCTGGCCAACCTGGATAAACTGGTCGTGAAATCGGCCAATGAAGCGGGTGGTTATGGCATGCTCATGGGCCCCTGGGCCAGCAAAGCCGAGATCGAGGAATTCCGGAAGTTGATCGAAGAGAATCCGCGTAACTTCATCGCGCAGAACCCCATTTCACTCAGCCGTCATCCGACTTGGACCGGAGATGCCTTTGAAGGGCGTCACATCGACCTCCGTCCCTACATCCTCTACGGTGAAAAAATCGTGGTCACACCCGGTGGGCTCACCCGTGTCGCCCTGAAAAAAGGCTCCCTCGTCGTCAATAGCTCCCAGGGAGGCGGCTCTAAAGACACCTGGGTTTTAAGGAACTCCGTGCCCGCATGA
- a CDS encoding tetratricopeptide repeat protein: MLKWKTTLYAAVTLVLSLTAGPVRLHAHGAYHDLMLSLTAEMEKRPDDPDLYRRRARVQVDHEDWQAALVDLEKADRLDQKAVESDLLRGRALLLGHQPQAALQCLRQAVQGFPELATPRMYEARALAALGQSAEAYEVFRQAVERLVQVEPDHVFEMAALARQAEGPQAALTVLNEGLDKLGSLPALTDEALKIEIELKRYDAAVVRVTQMLTRTKTPLPWLAKRAELLTLAGRVPEAEEDWQQVVSQVLALPTLQRGSHAMCRLLERAQVALGKSPLPRPVVAAPVSASPSSVTSSSAFSPPSSPQ, translated from the coding sequence ATGCTGAAGTGGAAGACGACTCTCTATGCGGCGGTCACACTGGTTCTGAGCTTAACGGCCGGACCCGTGCGTTTGCATGCGCATGGCGCCTATCACGACCTGATGCTCAGCCTAACCGCAGAGATGGAAAAAAGGCCGGATGACCCCGATCTTTACCGTCGGCGTGCGCGGGTGCAGGTGGATCATGAGGACTGGCAGGCGGCCTTGGTGGATCTGGAAAAAGCGGATCGCCTGGATCAAAAGGCGGTGGAGTCAGATCTGCTGCGGGGACGTGCTCTCTTGTTGGGCCATCAGCCGCAAGCAGCCTTGCAGTGTCTGCGTCAAGCGGTGCAGGGCTTTCCCGAGCTGGCAACACCCCGCATGTATGAGGCCAGGGCTTTGGCCGCACTCGGCCAGTCTGCGGAGGCTTACGAGGTCTTCAGGCAAGCCGTGGAGCGACTCGTTCAGGTGGAGCCTGATCACGTCTTTGAAATGGCGGCTCTGGCCAGACAGGCCGAGGGGCCTCAGGCGGCCCTGACTGTGCTGAACGAGGGCTTGGACAAGCTTGGGAGTTTGCCCGCCCTGACGGATGAAGCACTGAAGATTGAGATCGAACTCAAGCGTTACGATGCCGCCGTGGTCCGCGTCACGCAGATGCTGACCCGCACGAAGACGCCTCTCCCCTGGCTGGCTAAACGTGCAGAACTGCTGACCCTGGCAGGTCGTGTGCCGGAAGCTGAAGAAGACTGGCAGCAAGTCGTCAGTCAGGTCCTGGCTCTGCCCACTCTCCAACGGGGTTCCCATGCCATGTGCCGCTTGCTCGAGCGAGCTCAAGTCGCTCTCGGGAAGTCTCCGCTCCCAAGGCCCGTGGTGGCCGCCCCGGTGTCTGCATCCCCTTCCTCGGTCACTTCGAGTTCAGCGTTTTCTCCCCCCTCCTCCCCCCAATGA